A stretch of Henckelia pumila isolate YLH828 chromosome 4, ASM3356847v2, whole genome shotgun sequence DNA encodes these proteins:
- the LOC140865541 gene encoding uncharacterized protein produces the protein MAKNQDESGGQDAAERIKAAALSAAKGLSRAQAERAAAAAVRNVNAYGQKEEGPSRWQERKEAKRQMYLMSTEKQVRLGERKDIKSSTSTIVAASQCQKCFQSGHWTYECKNERVYISRPSRTQQLKNPKLRMKVSISYDLDNPDIPKVEKNEKREKKSKRKHKSETESDNDSEASVFESDGETSSVTASDDSAGVSESSYSSSTDSEEERRKKRKSKKKKQRKRRHRRRSSSSESSESYSESDSDSEEKTSQRKSRSRSRRHGKRH, from the coding sequence ATGGCGAAGAACCAAGACGAAAGTGGTGGTCAGGATGCAGCAGAAAGAATCAAGGCCGCAGCTTTGTCCGCGGCAAAGGGTCTAAGCCGAGCTCAGGCTGAGCGTGCAGCTGCAGCAGCTGTACGGAATGTGAATGCATATGGGCAGAAGGAAGAAGGACCTAGCAGATGGCAGGAGAGGAAAGAAGCTAAGAGGCAAATGTATTTGATGAGTACTGAGAAACAAGTGAGACTGGGTGAAAGGAAGGATATCAAGAGCTCAACTTCCACCATTGTTGCAGCTTCACAGTGCCAGAAATGCTTCCAATCAGGACACTGGACGTATGAGTGCAAGAATGAGAGAGTTTATATATCAAGGCCCTCTCGAACGCAACAACTGAAGAACCCAAAACTTAGAATGAAGGTTTCAATTTCTTATGATTTGGATAACCCTGATATCCCAAAGGTGGAGAAGAATGAGAAACGGGAAAAGAAGAGTAAGAGGAAGCATAAGTCTGAAACTGAGTCTGATAATGATAGTGAAGCTTCAGTGTTTGAATCTGATGGTGAGACATCCTCAGTTACTGCATCAGATGATTCTGCTGGAGTGAGTGAATCAAGTTATTCTTCATCTACTGATTCTGAGGAGGAGAGGAGGAAAAAGCGCAAGAGCAAAAAGAAGAAACAGAGGAAGAGAAGGCACAGACGGCGTAGCTCCTCGTCTGAGTCCTCTGAGTCATACTCAGAGTCTGACTCTGATTCTGAGGAGAAGACCAGTCAGAGAAAGAGCAGGAGCAGGAGCAGGAGGCATGGCAAAAGACACTGA